The following proteins are encoded in a genomic region of Pyrus communis chromosome 11, drPyrComm1.1, whole genome shotgun sequence:
- the LOC137708157 gene encoding protein MICRORCHIDIA 6-like has protein sequence MSTSEIIDLCSDDEMGESGMENCRREAEPGFESAPSDSVCPTPICKQFWKAGDYEVGKGKGNQAANQYGINRMHIHPKFLHSNATSHKWAFGAMAELLDNAVDEIQNGATFVSIDKMSIPRHGNTALVIQDDGGGMDPEALRCCISFGFSDKKSEFTIGQYGNGFKTSSMRLGADVIVFSRHMESRKLTQSVGLLSYTFLTRMGYNKIVVPVVDYEFDSSAGTFGPIILHDDDHFSSNLTMLLQWSPYSTEEELLKQFDDIGDHGTKIVVYNLWLNDDGDMELDFNSDPEDICINGYKELGNLKRHVQHVANLYRHSLRAYASVLYRQLPQNFRIILRGQDVERRNVALYLNFVELIKYRPKTEGTIKYRPTTDGNLELEYITAIGFWKEAARANIHGFNIYHRNRLILPFWRVLKQMTGSTGRGVVGVLEPNFIQPTHNKQDFEKTSLFHKLEDRLKQMTVEYWKKYSKVAGYQTVKKVRSKRLRRPKSPSSRTRNSLHLALLLNHGSHEASTGAAGSLEDPQVAVSDASSSGLQITADISSEGNVKKRKDLDTPLEPQLAKRHMGHDGTDVQYITQQSENSIENTKQISQKIILIRENRRLRSEMLAAEKRIEELNLKMQQRMRELKDEQRRGGELENELTQFLIQSYA, from the exons ATGAGCACTTCAGAAATCATAGATTTATGCAGTGATGATGAAATGGGCGAGTCGGGTATGGAAAACTGCAGAAGGGAGGCTGAGCCTGGCTTTGAGTCTGCACCCTCAGACTCGGTATGTCCAACACCGATTTGTAAGCAATTTTGGAAAGCGGGAGACTACGAAGTAGGGAAGGGAAAGGGGAACCAAGCTGCAAATCAGT ATGGAATAAACCGTATGCACATACATCCTAAGTTCCTTCACTCAAATGCCACTTCACATAAGTGGGCTTTTGGAG CCATGGCAGAGTTGCTCGACAATGCAGTTGATGAG ATACAAAATGGAGCTACTTTTGTTAGCATAGACAAGATGTCGATCCCACGGCATGGGAATACAGCTTTGGTAATTCAAG ATGATGGTGGCGGAATGGACCCTGAAGCTTTAAGGTGCTGCATAAGTTTTGGATTTTCCGATAAGAAATCAGAGTTCACCATTGGACAAT ATGGAAATGGCTTCAAGACCAGCTCTATGAGACTTGGAGCAGATGTTATTGTCTTCAGTCGCCACATGGAGTCAAG gaaactgactcaaagtgTTGGACTCCTTTCTTATACATTTTTGACTCGAATGGGCTACAACAAGATAGTTGTACCAGTG GTGGATTATGAGTTTGATTCATCAGCTGGAACATTTGGCCCCATAATTCTGCATGATGATGACCATTTTTCTTCTAATCTGACCATGCTATTGCAGTGGTCTCCTTATTCAACAGAAGAGGAGCTGCTGAAGCAA TTTGATGATATAGGGGATCATGGAACAAAAATTGTCGTTTACAATCTTTGGCTAAATGATGATGGGGATATGGAACTAGATTTTAATTCTGATCCTGAG GATATTTGTATTAATGGCTACAAAGAACTTGGCAATTTGAAACGTCATGTTCAGCATGTTGCTAACCTGTATCGGCACTCTCTCCGT GCATATGCATCAGTCCTGTATAGGCAGCTACCACAGAACTTTCGGATAATTTTGCGTGGACAAGATGTTGAGCGCCGTAATGTTGCCTTGTATCTCAATTTTGTTGAGTTAATCAAATATAGGCCGAAAACTGAAGGAACTATCAAGTATAGGCCGACAACTGATGGAAATCTGGAG CTTGAATATATTACCGCAATAGGTTTTTGGAAGGAAGCTGCACGTGCTAATATTCATGGTTTCAATATCTACCATCGGAATCGTCTGATACTG CCATTTTGGCGTGTACTTAAACAAATGACAGGCAGTACCGGGAGAGGAGTTGTCG GTGTCCTGGAACCAAATTTTATTCAGCCTACTCACAATAAGCAAGATTTTGAAAAAACTTCCCTCTTCCACAAGCTTGAAGATCGTTTAAAGCAAATGACGGTGGAGTACTG GAAGAAATATTCCAAAGTCGCCGGTTATCAGACTGTGAAAAAAGTTCGTTCTAAGAGACTGCGTCGTCCAAAATCACCTTCTTCAAGAACTAGAAATTCTTTGCACCTAGCTTTGTTACTGAATCACGGTTCTCATGAAGCATCTACTGGTGCAGCGGGATCCTTAGAAGATCCCCAAGTCGCCGTATCAGATGCTTCATCCAGTGGACTGCAAATAACAGCAGATATCTCCTCAGAAG GAAACGTCAAAAAGAGGAAGGATCTTGATACGCCATTGGAACCACAACTTGCGAAAAGGCACATGGGACATGACGGAACTGATGTCCAGTACATTACTCAACAG TCTGAGAATAGCATCGAGAACACGAAGCAAATTTCACAGAAGATAATTTTGATTCGAGAAAACAGAAGGCTTCGGTCAGA GATGCTCGCGGCGGAAAAACGGATTGAAGAACTTAACTTGAAG ATGCAACAACGTATGCGTGAACTCAAGGAT GAGCAGCGACGCGGAGGTGAACTGGAGAATGAACTGACTCAGTTTTTGATTCAATCATACGCATAG
- the LOC137708156 gene encoding pentatricopeptide repeat-containing protein At2g13600-like, which yields MRNAIKFKTLFGTLASKNLRTYLQTCGSLLKTLTENRRIADGMALHGHLIKIGLSSERFIAIRLLIMYLDSRKSDEVSEIVKGFDGFDSTVHNCLINASIQWGNLNEARRLFDEMPERNEVSWTALISGLMRCGRVDESMWYFERNPFHNVVSWTAGISGLVQNGLNVEALKLFLKMLGSGVRPGDVTFTSVVRACAGFGEIGWGMSVLGLIVKTGYEHNLSVSNSLITLCLKMGEKALARRVFDQLEKRDVVSWTAILDMYVGTGDLREARRIFDEMPERNEVSWSAMIARYSQSGHPEEALKLFLQMIQSGFIPNRSCLASILSTLATLEALRVGMNIHAHVVKIGFEKDVFISSSLIDLYCKCGETKDGRTAFDSIPEKNVVSWNSMVAGYCLNGQMEEAKVLFYSIPTPNNISWNIMVGGYLENKQFDKVFEVFNEMLLCGETPNISTFSSVLSGCASIASLEKGKNLHGKAVKHGVQYDVFVATALADMYAKSGDIESSKSVFDRMPEKNEISWTVMIQGLAENGFAAESLFLFEEMKRTSIVAPNELMLLSVLFACSHTGLVDEGLQYFNSMEAVYGTKPKERHYTCVVDMLSRSGRLVEAEELPKSMPFQPERNAWAALLSGCNRYKNEEIAERTAKKLSELAEKNSSGCIMLSNIYALAGKWTDVVDIRRLMRDRGLKKSGGCSWVEVRNEVHCFYSAEASYCQLAAIYDLLQLLRVEMLAIEE from the coding sequence ATGAGAAATGccatcaaattcaaaaccctCTTCGGCACTCTCGCAAGCAAAAATCTCAGAACTTACCTGCAAACATGCGGTTCCCTCCTCAAAACCCTAACCGAAAACCGGCGCATCGCCGACGGAATGGCCCTTCACGGCCATCTGATCAAAATTGGTCTTTCATCGGAGAGATTTATAGCCATCAGGCTTCTAATTATGTACTTGGATTCGAGAAAATCTGATGAAGTTAGTGAGATCGTTAAGGGGTTCGATGGGTTTGATTCAACGGTGCATAATTGCTTGATCAATGCGAGCATTCAATGGGGAAATCTCAACGAAGCACGCCGcctgtttgatgaaatgcctgAAAGAAATGAGGTTTCGTGGACTGCGTTGATATCGGGGTTAATGAGATGCGGAAGGGTGGACGAGTCAATGTGGTACTTTGAGAGAAACCCGTTTCATAATGTGGTTTCTTGGACAGCTGGGATTAGCGGGTTGGTGCAGAACGGGTTGAATGTTGAAGCACTGAAGCTTTTCCTGAAGATGCTTGGTTCTGGGGTCAGGCCTGGTGATGTTACATTTACCTCTGTTGTTAGAGCTTGTGCCGGGTTTGGTGAGATCGGTTGGGGGATGAGTGTTTTAGGGTTGATTGTTAAGACTGGATATGAACACAATTTATCGGTTTCTAATTCCTTAATTACATTATGTTTGAAGATGGGCGAAAAGGCCTTGGCTAGGAGAGTATTTGATCAGTTGGAAAAGAGAGATGTTGTATCTTGGACCGCAATCCTAGATATGTATGTTGGGACAGGAGACTTGAGAGAAGCGCGTCGAATCTTTGATGAGATGCCAGAGAGAAACGAAGTTTCTTGGAGTGCAATGATTGCAAGGTACAGTCAAAGTGGACATCCGGAAGAAGCCTTGAAACTGTTTCTTCAGATGATTCAAAGTGGATTCATCCCAAATAGGTCTTGTTTGGCTAGCATTCTTAGCACGCTGGCCACCCTCGAGGCTTTAAGAGTGGGAATGAACATCCATGCACACGTTGTGAAAATTGGATTCGAGAAAGATGTCTTTATCAGTAGCTCTCTTATCGACTTGTACTGCAAGTGTGGAGAAACTAAGGATGGACGTACAGCATTTGACTCGATTCCAGAGAAGAATGTGGTCTCATGGAATTCTATGGTTGCCGGGTATTGTCTGAATGGACAAATGGAAGAGGCTAAGGTGTTGTTCTATAGCATACCCACACCAAACAATATATCGTGGAATATTATGGTAGGAGGTTACTTAGAGAACAAACAATTTGACAAGGTATTTGAAGTGTTTAATGAGATGCTTTTGTGTGGTGAAACTCCAAACATATCCACCTTCTCAAGTGTGCTCTCTGGTTGTGCGAGCATAGCCTCGTTGGAGAAAGGAAAGAACCTCCATGGGAAAGCAGTTAAACATGGAGTTCAATATGATGTTTTTGTAGCTACGGCCCTAGCTGATATGTATGCAAAATCTGGGGATATTGAGAGTTCTAAGAGTGTGTTCGATAGAATGCCCGAGAAGAATGAAATCAGTTGGACTGTGATGATTCAGGGGTTAGCAGAAAATGGTTTTGCTGCAGAATCTCTGTTTTTGTTTGAGGAAATGAAAAGAACTTCAATTGTTGCTCCTAACGAGCTCATGCTTTTATCTGTTCTTTTCGCTTGTTCTCACACCGGCTTAGTCGACGAAGGATTGCAGTACTTTAATTCGATGGAGGCTGTTTACGGTACAAAGCCAAAGGAAAGACACTACACCTGCGTGGTGGATATGCTGTCCCGTTCAGGACGACTTGTTGAAGCCGAAGAGCTTCCGAAATCCATGCCATTTCAACCCGAGAGGAATGCTTGGGCTGCTCTATTGAGTGGGTGTAATAGATATAAAAACGAGGAGATAGCGGAACGAACAGCCAAAAAGCTTTCAGAATTAGCAGAAAAGAACTCTTCAGGCTGCATAATGTTGTCGAATATCTACGCTTTGGCCGGAAAATGGACCGATGTTGTGGACATTAGGAGATTAATGAGGGATAGAGGATTGAAGAAGAGCGGTGGATGCAGTTGGGTTGAGGTGAGAAATGAAGTCCACTGTTTTTATTCAGCAGAAGCATCATACTGTCAGTTAGCGGCAATTTACGATCTGTTACAACTTCTACGAGTCGAAATGCTGGCTATCGAGgagtga